In Bacteroidales bacterium, one genomic interval encodes:
- the rplP gene encoding 50S ribosomal protein L16 → MLQPKKTKFRRRQKGRMKGNSQRGHELSFGSFGIKTLDCAWITGRQIEAARQAITRYMKREGQLWIRIFPDKPITKKPAEVRMGKGKGAPEGFVAPITPGRIMFEIEGVPYEIAKEALRLGAQKLPVHTKLVVRRDYVFEK, encoded by the coding sequence ATGTTACAACCTAAAAAAACCAAATTCAGAAGACGCCAGAAAGGACGGATGAAAGGTAATTCGCAACGCGGACATGAGCTTTCTTTCGGTTCTTTTGGTATCAAGACCTTGGATTGTGCATGGATTACCGGTCGTCAAATCGAAGCTGCCCGTCAGGCGATTACCCGTTATATGAAACGTGAAGGCCAGTTATGGATCCGCATTTTTCCTGATAAACCTATTACCAAAAAACCTGCCGAAGTTCGTATGGGTAAAGGTAAAGGTGCTCCGGAAGGATTTGTTGCACCCATTACTCCGGGTCGTATCATGTTTGAAATAGAAGGCGTACCTTATGAAATTGCCAAAGAAGCACTTCGTTTAGGGGCTCAAAAATTGCCTGTTCATACGAAGCTTGTAGTACGTCGTGATTACGTTTTTGAAAAATAA
- the rpsC gene encoding 30S ribosomal protein S3 has product MGQKTNPISNRLGIIKGWDSNWYGGKDFSEKIVEDNKIRKYLNARLAKASISKIIIERTLKLITVTVHTARPGIIIGKGGQEVDKLKEELRKITQKDVQINIFEIKRPELDATIVANNIARQVEGKISYRRAMKMSIMSTMRMGAEGIKIIASGRLGGAEMARAEMLKEGRIPLHTFRADIDYALAEALTKVGLIGIKVWICNGEVYGKRDLSPNVGNFAASQQGNSRSPRGEFRGERGDRGGKRGGGGGRRR; this is encoded by the coding sequence ATGGGACAAAAAACAAATCCAATTTCGAATCGTCTTGGAATCATCAAAGGTTGGGACTCCAACTGGTATGGCGGCAAGGACTTCTCTGAAAAAATAGTAGAAGACAACAAGATACGTAAATATCTCAATGCCCGTTTAGCCAAAGCCAGTATCTCGAAGATCATTATTGAGAGAACCTTAAAATTGATTACAGTTACGGTACACACTGCCCGTCCCGGTATTATTATCGGTAAAGGCGGACAAGAGGTGGATAAACTAAAGGAAGAGTTGAGGAAAATCACTCAAAAGGATGTTCAGATCAATATTTTCGAGATCAAACGTCCGGAGTTGGATGCTACCATTGTAGCAAACAACATTGCCCGCCAGGTCGAAGGCAAGATTTCATATCGCCGTGCTATGAAAATGTCTATCATGTCGACCATGCGTATGGGCGCCGAAGGTATCAAGATTATTGCTTCCGGCCGTTTAGGAGGTGCAGAAATGGCTCGTGCCGAAATGTTGAAAGAAGGACGTATCCCTTTGCATACATTTCGTGCCGATATCGATTATGCCCTTGCAGAAGCATTAACCAAAGTTGGTCTGATTGGTATCAAGGTATGGATTTGTAATGGTGAAGTTTACGGAAAACGTGACCTTTCACCGAATGTAGGTAACTTCGCAGCTTCCCAACAAGGAAACAGCCGTTCTCCTCGCGGCGAATTCCGTGGTGAAAGAGGTGATCGCGGAGGTAAAAGAGGCGGTGGCGGTGGCCGTCGTCGCTAA
- the fusA gene encoding elongation factor G — protein sequence MSKDLNYTRNIGIMAHIDAGKTTTSERILFYTGVNYKLGEVHDGAATMDWMVQEQERGITITSAATFCQWKYNDQVYNINLIDTPGHVDFTVEVERSLRILDGTVALFCAVGGVEPQSETVWRQAEKYGVPRIGFVNKMDRNGADFIGVVNQVRERLKSNPVPLVIPIGAEDKFEGIIDLITFKAVYWLDDKGQKVEVKEIPAEMLDEATEWRNQLIESVVETDDVLMEKFFDDPDTITVEELKTGIRKAVIAQTIVPMMCGSSFKNKGVQYLLDAIAAYLPSPLDKGNITGINPDTEDTVTRKPDDKEPLTALAFKVATDPYVGRLVFIRVYSGTLDSGSYVLNTRSGKKERISRLFQMHSNKQNPIENCSAGDICAAVGLKDLRTGDTLCDPAKPIVLESITFPDPVIGVAVEPKTQADIDKLGTALSKLSEEDPTFRVKSDPDSGQTVIEGMGELHLEIILDRLRREFKVECNQGNPQVAYKEAITASYQHREVFKKQSGGRGKFADIIVVVGPADEGVTGLQFINEVKGGNIPKEYIPSVEKGFKESMQNGVLAGFSLNSMKVTLLDGSYHAVDSDSLSFEICAKQAFREACKHAKPILLEPIMSVEVVTPEEYMGDVIGDFNKRRGQITGMEERGGARVVKCKVPLSEMFGYVTVLRTITSGRATSTMEFSHYSPLADNLAKEVISSVKGNA from the coding sequence ATGAGTAAAGATTTAAACTATACCAGGAATATTGGTATAATGGCGCACATTGATGCCGGTAAGACAACTACGTCTGAGAGAATTTTGTTCTACACGGGTGTCAATTATAAGCTGGGAGAAGTTCATGATGGCGCCGCAACCATGGACTGGATGGTGCAGGAGCAGGAAAGAGGGATTACCATTACTTCCGCTGCAACATTCTGCCAATGGAAATACAATGATCAAGTATATAATATTAATCTGATAGATACCCCCGGTCACGTTGACTTTACAGTCGAAGTAGAACGGTCATTACGTATTCTCGATGGAACAGTCGCTTTATTTTGCGCTGTAGGTGGTGTTGAGCCGCAATCGGAAACAGTATGGCGTCAGGCTGAAAAATATGGTGTACCCCGTATAGGATTCGTTAATAAAATGGATCGTAACGGAGCCGATTTTATAGGTGTGGTAAACCAGGTCCGGGAGCGCCTGAAATCTAATCCGGTTCCATTGGTAATTCCTATTGGAGCCGAAGATAAATTCGAAGGTATCATCGACCTGATTACTTTTAAAGCTGTTTATTGGCTTGATGATAAAGGTCAAAAAGTTGAAGTAAAGGAAATTCCGGCAGAAATGTTGGATGAAGCTACAGAATGGCGTAATCAATTGATCGAGTCAGTAGTGGAAACCGATGATGTCTTAATGGAAAAGTTCTTTGATGATCCGGATACCATCACTGTTGAAGAATTAAAAACAGGTATACGTAAAGCAGTCATTGCACAAACGATTGTGCCGATGATGTGTGGTTCGTCGTTTAAAAACAAAGGCGTACAGTATTTATTGGATGCCATTGCAGCATATTTGCCAAGTCCTCTTGATAAAGGAAATATAACAGGTATTAACCCGGATACGGAGGACACCGTGACCCGTAAGCCTGATGATAAGGAACCTTTAACAGCTCTTGCTTTTAAAGTAGCTACGGATCCTTATGTCGGTCGCCTGGTCTTTATTCGTGTTTATTCAGGAACATTGGACAGTGGTTCATACGTGTTGAATACCCGTTCAGGCAAAAAAGAACGTATCTCGCGTTTGTTCCAGATGCATTCGAATAAACAAAACCCTATAGAAAACTGTAGTGCCGGTGATATTTGTGCTGCAGTCGGTTTAAAGGATCTGCGTACCGGAGATACTTTATGTGACCCGGCGAAACCAATCGTGTTGGAATCGATAACTTTCCCGGATCCAGTAATCGGTGTGGCTGTAGAACCAAAAACACAAGCAGATATAGATAAGCTGGGCACAGCTTTATCAAAACTGTCTGAAGAAGATCCTACTTTCCGGGTGAAATCAGATCCGGATTCCGGCCAAACTGTGATAGAAGGAATGGGTGAACTCCATTTGGAAATCATTCTTGACCGTTTACGCCGTGAGTTCAAAGTGGAATGTAACCAGGGTAATCCTCAGGTCGCATATAAAGAAGCCATTACCGCTTCATACCAACATCGTGAAGTATTTAAGAAACAAAGCGGTGGACGTGGTAAATTTGCCGATATCATTGTAGTGGTAGGGCCGGCTGATGAAGGTGTTACGGGGTTGCAATTCATTAATGAAGTAAAAGGTGGAAATATTCCCAAAGAATATATTCCTTCTGTTGAAAAGGGTTTCAAAGAATCCATGCAAAATGGTGTTTTGGCCGGGTTTTCTTTAAACAGTATGAAAGTAACTTTGCTCGATGGCTCGTATCACGCTGTCGACTCCGATTCGCTCTCATTCGAAATTTGTGCCAAACAGGCATTCCGTGAAGCTTGTAAACATGCTAAACCTATCCTTCTGGAACCGATCATGTCCGTTGAAGTGGTCACACCGGAAGAATATATGGGTGATGTAATTGGCGACTTCAATAAACGTCGTGGTCAGATCACAGGTATGGAAGAAAGGGGAGGAGCACGTGTTGTCAAATGTAAAGTACCGCTCTCTGAGATGTTCGGGTATGTAACCGTGTTGCGTACTATCACATCGGGTCGTGCCACATCGACGATGGAATTCTCTCATTACAGTCCTTTGGCTGATAATTTAGCTAAAGAAGTGATATCAAGCGTTAAAGGAAATGCCTAA
- the rplV gene encoding 50S ribosomal protein L22 → MSKRKKITADKRKEANKTKSFAILRNCPTSPRKMRYVVDMIRGEEVNRALDILKFSNKDAAIRVEKLLKSAIANWQKKNEGERLEDNTLFVSEVKVDSGRVMKRLRTAPQGRGYRMLKRSNHVTLVVDKVQNETQTQTK, encoded by the coding sequence ATGAGCAAAAGAAAGAAAATAACAGCCGATAAACGTAAAGAGGCAAATAAAACAAAAAGTTTTGCCATCCTTAGAAATTGTCCTACATCGCCCCGTAAGATGCGTTATGTAGTAGACATGATCAGGGGAGAAGAAGTGAATAGGGCTTTAGATATATTGAAATTCAGCAATAAAGATGCTGCTATCAGGGTTGAAAAACTCCTCAAATCTGCAATTGCCAACTGGCAAAAGAAAAATGAAGGAGAGCGTCTGGAAGACAATACCCTGTTTGTTTCAGAAGTAAAAGTTGACAGCGGACGTGTAATGAAACGTCTGCGTACAGCACCTCAAGGTCGTGGTTACAGGATGTTGAAACGTTCGAACCATGTTACACTTGTGGTAGATAAAGTGCAAAACGAAACTCAAACTCAAACCAAATAA
- the rplX gene encoding 50S ribosomal protein L24, which yields MSKKLHIKKGDMVIVNAGDDKGQQGRVLDVIFDKKKNRVRAIVEGVNMVTKHTKPNAKNTNGGFVEKEAPIHISNLNHIDPKEKKATRIGRRRDGDKVVRYAKKSGEELK from the coding sequence ATGAGCAAAAAGTTACATATCAAAAAAGGCGACATGGTGATTGTGAACGCCGGTGATGACAAAGGTCAGCAAGGACGGGTACTGGATGTTATCTTTGACAAGAAGAAAAATCGTGTCCGTGCGATAGTAGAAGGTGTGAATATGGTCACCAAACACACCAAACCTAATGCAAAGAATACCAATGGTGGTTTCGTAGAAAAGGAAGCTCCCATACATATTTCTAATTTAAACCATATCGATCCGAAAGAAAAGAAAGCAACCCGTATCGGCCGTCGCCGGGATGGGGATAAAGTGGTTCGTTATGCAAAAAAATCAGGGGAGGAACTTAAATAA
- the rpsL gene encoding 30S ribosomal protein S12, protein MPTIQQLVRKGRAKLVDKSKAPALDSCPQRRGVCVRVYTTTPKKPNSAMRKVARVKLVNQKEVNAYIPGEGHNLQEHSIVLIRGGRVKDLPGVRYHIIRGALDASGVEGRLASRSLYGAKRPKAAKAKK, encoded by the coding sequence ATGCCTACAATTCAGCAATTAGTAAGAAAAGGACGGGCCAAACTTGTGGATAAAAGTAAGGCGCCTGCTTTGGATTCTTGCCCTCAACGGAGGGGTGTTTGTGTTCGTGTATATACTACCACTCCGAAAAAACCCAATTCGGCTATGCGTAAAGTAGCCCGTGTAAAGTTGGTCAATCAGAAAGAAGTGAACGCCTATATTCCTGGTGAAGGTCATAATCTTCAGGAGCACTCGATCGTGTTGATCCGTGGCGGTAGGGTGAAAGATCTTCCAGGTGTACGTTACCACATTATCCGTGGGGCTCTTGATGCATCCGGCGTTGAAGGTCGTTTGGCCAGCCGTTCGTTGTATGGTGCCAAGAGGCCAAAAGCTGCAAAAGCTAAAAAATAA
- the rpmC gene encoding 50S ribosomal protein L29 yields MNTSEIRELSTKELIERIENEKNMLTKMKLNHAVSPLDNPMKLRFARKNIARLLTELKKRELAEKQ; encoded by the coding sequence ATGAATACATCAGAGATCAGAGAATTATCAACGAAAGAGTTGATTGAGCGTATCGAAAACGAAAAGAATATGCTCACTAAAATGAAGTTGAATCATGCCGTTTCTCCGTTGGATAACCCGATGAAGTTGAGATTTGCGCGTAAGAACATTGCACGCTTATTGACCGAGTTAAAAAAGAGAGAATTAGCCGAAAAACAGTAA
- the rpsQ gene encoding 30S ribosomal protein S17 translates to MEKRNLRKERIGVVVSNKMNKTIVIAVKTKVKHPMYGKFVNKTSKFFAHDEGNTCGIGDTVRIMETRPLSKNKNWRLVEIIERAK, encoded by the coding sequence ATGGAAAAAAGAAATTTAAGAAAAGAACGTATCGGTGTTGTTGTCAGCAACAAAATGAATAAAACCATTGTTATTGCTGTGAAAACAAAAGTAAAACATCCGATGTACGGAAAGTTTGTGAATAAGACCTCTAAATTCTTTGCCCACGACGAGGGAAATACATGTGGTATCGGTGATACGGTTCGCATTATGGAAACCCGTCCTTTAAGCAAAAACAAGAATTGGAGATTAGTTGAAATCATAGAAAGAGCGAAATAA
- the rplD gene encoding 50S ribosomal protein L4: MEVAVYNIEGKDTGRKVSLDDAIFGIEPNDHAIYLDIKQYLANQRQGTHKAKERWEIARSTRKIKRQKGTGGARAGSLKSPVFVGGGRIFGPLPRDYSFKLNKKMKQLARLSALSHKAKSEGIMVVEDFNFDAPKTKEFVQIQKNLQIVDKKSLFVFAEKKDNVYLSSRNLQKTKTVTVSGLNTYNITDASVLVFSESSINVLQQNS, from the coding sequence ATGGAAGTAGCAGTATATAATATAGAAGGGAAAGATACCGGAAGAAAGGTATCTCTTGATGATGCGATTTTCGGTATCGAACCGAACGACCATGCCATTTATCTGGACATTAAACAATATTTGGCCAATCAACGTCAAGGAACACACAAAGCCAAAGAAAGATGGGAAATTGCCCGCAGTACCCGTAAGATCAAACGTCAAAAGGGAACAGGAGGAGCTCGTGCCGGTAGCTTGAAATCACCAGTGTTTGTTGGTGGTGGACGAATATTCGGTCCCCTTCCGAGGGATTATTCTTTCAAATTGAATAAAAAAATGAAACAACTGGCCCGTCTTTCAGCACTTAGCCATAAAGCCAAGAGTGAAGGAATCATGGTTGTTGAAGATTTCAATTTTGATGCCCCTAAGACGAAAGAATTCGTACAAATACAAAAGAATCTGCAGATCGTTGACAAAAAGTCCCTTTTTGTATTTGCAGAGAAAAAGGATAATGTATATTTATCATCCAGGAATTTGCAAAAAACAAAGACCGTTACTGTTTCAGGTTTGAATACATATAACATTACTGACGCATCGGTATTGGTTTTTTCAGAAAGTTCGATCAATGTTTTACAACAAAACTCGTAA
- the rplW gene encoding 50S ribosomal protein L23, producing MKTSLEILLKPVLTEKMTSQEEKLNRYGFLVERTANKLQIRKAIEEMYGVTVVSVNTMRYAGKNKSRFTKSGVISGKSNAYKKAVVTVKEGEKIDFYSNI from the coding sequence ATGAAAACGTCATTAGAAATACTTTTAAAGCCGGTACTCACCGAAAAAATGACATCTCAGGAAGAAAAACTGAATCGTTATGGTTTTTTGGTAGAGAGGACGGCCAATAAATTGCAGATCAGAAAAGCAATTGAAGAAATGTATGGGGTTACGGTTGTGTCTGTGAACACCATGCGTTATGCTGGAAAGAATAAATCGAGATTTACAAAGTCAGGCGTCATTTCTGGTAAGAGCAATGCTTACAAGAAAGCGGTAGTGACTGTTAAAGAAGGTGAAAAAATTGATTTTTATAGTAATATCTAA
- the rplC gene encoding 50S ribosomal protein L3, whose protein sequence is MPGIIGKKIGMTSIFTPEGKNVPCTVIEAGPCVVTQIRTVEKDGYDALQLGFGEKKEKNTPKAERKHFEKAKTSPKRLLIEFRNNEIDVNNYKLGQSITLADMEGKIQVDDYVDVIGTSKGKGFQGVMKRHNFGGVGGATHGQHNRLRAPGSMGASSYPSRVFKGKRMAGRTGGERVKIQNLVVLQVLADKNLLLVKGSVPGAIGSYLIVEY, encoded by the coding sequence ATGCCAGGAATCATTGGAAAAAAGATAGGGATGACCTCGATTTTTACACCGGAGGGTAAAAATGTACCTTGTACGGTTATTGAGGCTGGCCCTTGCGTAGTCACCCAAATCAGAACCGTTGAGAAAGACGGTTACGACGCTCTGCAGTTGGGTTTTGGTGAAAAGAAAGAAAAGAATACTCCTAAAGCAGAGAGGAAACATTTTGAAAAAGCAAAAACATCACCTAAGAGATTGCTTATTGAATTTCGTAACAATGAAATAGATGTGAACAATTATAAATTGGGACAATCTATTACTTTGGCCGATATGGAAGGAAAAATACAGGTAGATGATTATGTTGATGTGATTGGAACATCCAAAGGAAAAGGTTTTCAGGGTGTAATGAAACGCCACAACTTCGGAGGTGTGGGCGGTGCCACTCACGGACAGCATAACCGTTTACGTGCACCTGGTTCCATGGGAGCATCTTCATATCCTTCACGTGTTTTTAAAGGAAAGAGGATGGCCGGCCGTACAGGTGGTGAAAGAGTAAAGATTCAGAACCTCGTAGTTTTACAGGTACTCGCTGATAAGAATCTTTTATTAGTAAAAGGCTCTGTTCCCGGAGCAATTGGTTCATATTTAATAGTTGAATATTAA
- the rpsG gene encoding 30S ribosomal protein S7: MRKTKPKKRILLPDPVYGDKEVTRFVNNLMLDGKKSTAFNIFYDAMKTVEAKAKEDDKAPLDIWRKALENITPQVEVKSRRVGGATFQVPMEVRPDRKVSVSMKNMILYARKRSGKSMSEKLAAEILAAYNEEGGAFKRKEDMHKMAEANRAFSHFRF, encoded by the coding sequence ATGCGCAAGACAAAACCTAAAAAAAGAATATTATTACCTGATCCCGTATATGGTGATAAAGAGGTAACCCGGTTTGTGAACAACCTGATGTTGGATGGCAAAAAGTCGACTGCTTTCAATATTTTCTATGATGCAATGAAAACTGTTGAAGCCAAGGCCAAGGAAGATGATAAAGCGCCTTTGGATATATGGCGTAAGGCACTTGAAAACATAACACCTCAGGTTGAAGTTAAAAGTCGTCGTGTAGGTGGTGCCACTTTTCAGGTACCGATGGAAGTCCGTCCGGATCGTAAGGTTTCGGTAAGCATGAAAAACATGATTCTTTATGCAAGGAAACGTAGTGGTAAATCCATGAGCGAAAAACTTGCAGCCGAAATTTTAGCCGCGTATAACGAAGAAGGAGGAGCATTTAAAAGAAAAGAAGATATGCATAAAATGGCAGAAGCCAATCGTGCATTCTCACATTTTCGTTTTTAA
- the rplB gene encoding 50S ribosomal protein L2 — protein sequence MALKKYKPTTPGQRHKIVTTFDDITCATPEKSLLYPVKRSGGRNSSGKMTMRYIGGGHKRQLRIIDFLRDKENIPAIVKTIEYDPNRSARIALVAYADGEKRYIIAPVGLKVGQKVESGRNVAPEIGNTLYLSDIPLGTIVHNIELRPGEGASMARSAGTYAQLLSRDGKYANLKLPSGEVRMILVTCKATVGSVSNPDHSNEQSGKAGRNRWLGRRPRTRGVAMNPVDHPMGGGEGRASGGHPRSRKGLPAKGYKTRNKKKASSQYIVERRKK from the coding sequence ATGGCATTAAAGAAATATAAACCCACAACACCGGGGCAGAGACATAAAATCGTCACTACCTTTGACGATATTACATGTGCTACTCCGGAAAAATCGTTACTTTACCCTGTTAAAAGATCAGGTGGACGTAATAGTTCCGGTAAAATGACTATGCGCTATATCGGCGGCGGTCATAAAAGACAATTACGTATTATCGATTTTTTAAGAGATAAAGAAAATATTCCCGCTATCGTAAAAACCATCGAATACGATCCTAACCGTAGTGCTCGTATTGCATTGGTGGCTTATGCCGATGGTGAAAAACGTTATATTATAGCTCCTGTCGGGCTTAAGGTCGGACAGAAAGTAGAATCAGGACGTAATGTTGCTCCGGAAATCGGAAATACATTATATTTATCGGATATTCCATTGGGTACCATTGTTCACAATATTGAACTTCGTCCCGGTGAAGGAGCATCTATGGCTCGTAGTGCCGGAACATATGCGCAATTGCTTTCTCGTGATGGCAAATATGCCAACCTGAAATTACCTTCAGGTGAAGTTCGTATGATCTTGGTCACTTGTAAGGCTACGGTCGGTTCAGTATCTAATCCGGATCATTCAAACGAGCAATCAGGCAAGGCCGGGCGTAACCGTTGGCTGGGACGCCGTCCCCGTACCAGAGGTGTTGCTATGAACCCTGTCGATCACCCGATGGGTGGTGGTGAAGGCCGTGCTTCAGGAGGTCATCCCCGTTCTCGTAAAGGTTTACCTGCTAAAGGTTACAAAACGAGAAATAAGAAGAAAGCTTCTAGTCAATATATTGTAGAACGTAGAAAAAAATAA
- a CDS encoding chemotaxis protein CheD, with protein MEDLPRYLLYPADIFVDKVPHIVSTVLGSCVSVCLYSPQMQIGAINHYILPQWNGNDLATMKYGNLAIIRILEGLLNFGCKYEDIEAKVLGGAEVLTGTPTRFHIGRRNVKIATEILNEFKIPIVFSNIGGDTGRKITFNTKTGEVDSYFIQKKINSTVDTIQKRNPEGF; from the coding sequence ATGGAAGATTTACCAAGATATTTATTATATCCGGCAGACATTTTTGTTGATAAAGTTCCTCATATTGTAAGTACGGTATTGGGATCGTGCGTTTCGGTTTGCCTGTACTCTCCACAAATGCAAATAGGAGCCATTAACCACTATATTCTACCCCAATGGAATGGTAATGACCTGGCAACCATGAAATATGGAAATCTGGCTATTATCCGTATCCTTGAAGGATTGCTGAATTTCGGATGTAAGTATGAGGACATCGAAGCTAAAGTACTGGGAGGTGCGGAGGTGCTTACCGGAACTCCAACAAGATTCCATATCGGAAGAAGAAATGTTAAGATAGCTACCGAAATTCTCAATGAATTTAAAATACCTATTGTTTTCTCTAATATAGGAGGAGATACAGGAAGAAAAATTACATTTAACACAAAGACAGGTGAAGTAGATAGTTATTTCATACAGAAAAAAATAAATTCAACTGTCGACACTATCCAAAAACGGAATCCGGAGGGATTTTAA
- the rpsS gene encoding 30S ribosomal protein S19, which yields MSRSLKKGPFIDYKLEKRVLEMNETNKKSVIKTWSRRSMISPDFVGHTIAVHNGNKFIPVYVTENMIGHRLGEFSPTRVFRGHAGKK from the coding sequence ATGAGCCGTTCATTAAAAAAAGGTCCTTTTATTGATTATAAGTTGGAAAAAAGAGTTCTCGAAATGAACGAAACCAACAAGAAATCTGTCATTAAAACCTGGTCGAGACGTTCGATGATTTCTCCCGATTTTGTAGGACATACTATTGCCGTACATAATGGAAACAAATTCATCCCTGTATATGTGACTGAGAATATGATAGGTCACAGGTTGGGTGAGTTTTCTCCAACACGGGTGTTCAGAGGACATGCCGGTAAAAAATAA
- the rpsJ gene encoding 30S ribosomal protein S10, producing the protein MSQKIRIKLKSYDHNLVDKSAEKIVKTVKMTGASVSGPIPLPTHKRIFTVNRSTFVNKKSREQFELSSFQRLMDIYSSTPKTIDALMKLELPSGVEVEIKV; encoded by the coding sequence ATGAGCCAAAAGATTAGAATTAAACTTAAATCTTACGACCACAATCTGGTGGATAAGTCGGCTGAAAAAATCGTTAAAACGGTGAAAATGACAGGTGCTTCGGTAAGCGGTCCTATACCCCTTCCTACACACAAGCGTATTTTCACAGTGAACCGTTCGACCTTTGTTAATAAAAAATCAAGGGAACAATTCGAACTCAGTTCATTCCAACGTTTGATGGATATTTACAGTTCTACGCCTAAAACCATCGATGCGCTGATGAAGTTAGAGTTGCCCAGCGGCGTGGAGGTAGAAATCAAAGTGTGA
- the rplN gene encoding 50S ribosomal protein L14 has protein sequence MIQQESRLSVADNSGAKEVLCIRVLGGTRRKYASVGDTIVVSVKDAIPAGDIKKGTVSKAVVVRTKKEIRRADGSYIRFDDNAVVLLNNAGEIRGTRIFGPVARELRDGFMKIVSLAPEVL, from the coding sequence ATGATACAACAAGAGAGTAGATTAAGCGTAGCCGACAACAGCGGAGCAAAAGAAGTATTGTGTATCCGCGTACTTGGAGGAACACGCCGTAAATATGCAAGTGTCGGTGATACTATAGTTGTTTCCGTAAAGGATGCGATCCCAGCCGGCGATATTAAAAAAGGAACGGTCAGCAAAGCCGTTGTTGTACGTACTAAAAAAGAAATCCGTCGTGCCGATGGTTCGTATATCCGTTTTGACGATAATGCAGTAGTATTATTGAATAATGCGGGCGAAATCAGGGGTACCCGTATTTTCGGCCCTGTTGCACGTGAATTACGTGACGGTTTCATGAAGATTGTTTCGTTGGCTCCTGAAGTTTTATAA